One stretch of Nitrospirota bacterium DNA includes these proteins:
- a CDS encoding TonB-dependent receptor, giving the protein MSRKSLSIILASLTELILLLVLTGRSVSAGPLVHEGELKDLNLEEMITVDVPTVEGASKFEQIVTEAPSSVTVVTSAEIKKLGYRTLADILQSLRGFDITYDRNYSYSGVRGYGRPGDYNDKILLLIDGHRINDNITNQAPLGTEFSIDIDLIDSIEIIRGPGSSLYGNNAFFAVIDVHTKNGRDLKGTEISTDAGSYDNYKGRLSYGTEYSNGFEGVASGTGYASRGQSLYYPEYNSPLTNNGLADNRDSDQSKSVFTKFSYHGITLENSFSSRTKGVPTGSFGADFNQANQSVDSLFFSDLKIEKRLGSGGDAMARVYYDYYSYTGDFFYSGVDNKDLERGERVGGELKYSVAIFNDHKLVIGGEYLDNLKQQQQNYDILPNYTYLDDNRRSRIIAEYLQLDLPFFLDWITLNAGFRHDEYDTFGHTYNPRLGLILNPFQKSYFKLLYGSAFRAPNVYELYYASPGLQLEGNPNLKPEKIQTFEGIYDQYFLDGYRATVSLYKNIVTDLIEQRIDQSNNFIIYRNVDENVDGKVETKGIELELARKGSNGIEGRISYSFQNVKNTLTDAEIPNSPNQLAKANLILPLYMKKIFFGIEELYTSEKLTLAGQTAQNLGLPGIYTDQYYLTNLTLSTHDLITKGLDLSASIYNLFDKPYDDPGRPEHLQDMIQQNGINYRIKVTYQF; this is encoded by the coding sequence ATGAGTCGCAAGTCACTATCGATTATTCTCGCTTCCCTGACAGAATTGATCCTGTTATTGGTTTTGACCGGTCGTTCTGTATCGGCCGGTCCCCTGGTTCACGAAGGAGAATTAAAAGATCTTAACCTTGAGGAAATGATTACCGTCGATGTTCCCACAGTGGAAGGAGCTTCTAAATTTGAACAGATTGTCACGGAAGCGCCGTCTTCCGTCACGGTCGTAACCTCCGCTGAAATCAAGAAGCTGGGATATCGGACCCTGGCAGACATTTTACAGAGCCTCAGGGGGTTTGATATTACCTACGACCGGAATTATAGCTATTCGGGCGTTCGGGGCTATGGCAGACCGGGAGATTATAACGATAAAATCCTTCTTTTAATCGATGGTCATCGGATCAACGACAATATTACGAATCAGGCTCCGCTAGGCACCGAATTTTCAATTGACATCGATCTGATCGACAGCATCGAGATCATCCGTGGTCCCGGATCCTCTCTATATGGCAATAACGCGTTTTTCGCGGTTATCGATGTGCACACCAAAAATGGACGTGACCTCAAAGGGACCGAAATTTCAACGGATGCGGGTAGTTATGACAACTATAAAGGTCGCCTCTCCTATGGCACCGAATACTCCAATGGCTTTGAAGGGGTCGCGTCCGGAACCGGCTATGCTTCCAGGGGGCAAAGTCTTTATTATCCTGAATACAACAGCCCCCTGACCAACAATGGCCTTGCGGATAATCGGGACTCTGATCAGAGCAAAAGCGTATTCACAAAGTTCTCCTATCATGGAATTACGTTAGAAAATTCATTCAGTTCAAGAACCAAAGGGGTTCCCACCGGATCGTTTGGAGCCGATTTTAATCAGGCCAATCAGTCGGTTGACAGTCTTTTCTTCTCCGATTTAAAGATCGAAAAACGGCTTGGAAGCGGGGGAGACGCGATGGCCCGCGTCTATTACGACTATTACAGCTATACCGGAGACTTCTTTTACAGCGGCGTTGACAATAAAGATCTCGAGCGAGGAGAGAGAGTCGGAGGTGAACTTAAATATTCGGTGGCCATTTTCAATGACCATAAACTCGTTATCGGCGGCGAATATCTGGACAACCTAAAACAACAGCAACAGAACTATGATATTCTGCCGAATTATACTTATCTCGATGATAACCGGAGATCCCGGATTATCGCTGAATATCTTCAATTAGACCTTCCATTCTTCCTGGACTGGATCACTCTCAACGCAGGATTCCGTCATGATGAGTATGATACTTTCGGACATACCTATAATCCGCGCCTTGGACTGATTCTTAATCCATTTCAGAAATCCTATTTTAAACTCCTTTACGGGAGCGCGTTTCGTGCACCCAATGTTTATGAACTCTATTACGCATCTCCCGGACTGCAACTCGAGGGAAATCCAAATTTAAAACCTGAAAAGATCCAGACTTTTGAAGGCATCTATGATCAATACTTTCTCGATGGCTACAGGGCAACAGTCTCGTTATACAAAAATATTGTCACAGACCTGATCGAACAAAGAATAGACCAAAGCAACAATTTCATTATTTACCGGAATGTCGATGAAAATGTGGACGGTAAGGTGGAAACCAAGGGAATTGAGCTGGAATTGGCTCGAAAAGGATCGAATGGAATCGAGGGACGGATCAGCTATTCATTCCAAAATGTGAAGAATACACTCACAGACGCAGAAATACCCAATTCTCCCAATCAACTTGCCAAGGCAAACCTGATTCTGCCCCTTTATATGAAAAAAATCTTTTTCGGAATTGAAGAACTCTATACCAGCGAGAAATTGACGCTCGCAGGACAGACCGCTCAAAATCTTGGCCTGCCCGGGATCTATACCGATCAGTATTATCTGACCAATCTGACACTGAGCACTCACGATCTCATTACCAAAGGGCTCGATCTGTCGGCCAGTATCTATAATCTCTTTGACAAACCCTATGATGACCCCGGGCGCCCTGAACACCTGCAGGATATGATTCAACAAAATGGAATCAATTATCGCATTAAAGTGACGTATCAGTTTTAA
- a CDS encoding ATP citrate lyase, giving the protein MAILANKNTRVMIQGGPAGVNAAKKMAEFCQLNKLPLNVQAFVFPPDAGKTYEIPYGSELISVPVYKTVGEATRNHTGINTTLIYVGPDRAFNAATEALKEPSIQLVSMITEGVPEKDSKLLTKEAKKLGKVFNGPSAIGIISAGECRLGVIGGAYDNLILSKLYQSGSFGVLTKSGGLSNEIIWIVSQFADGVSTAVGIGGDAFPGSDFVTYLEMFEKDPKTKVVVIVGEMGGDLEEKAAEWFGAKKRRIQLMAVISGFCQETLPKGMKFGHAGAKEGLHGEGSARSKMELLRKSGAIVPQTFGALGPAIKKIYEELIAKGEIQQTPAVDVQTLPKLPKTVQQAMKEGDVMVEPLFKSTISDDRGDEPLYDGYAASELINKGYQIPHVIGLLWNKQLISKNEAEIIKRIMMLSADHGPCVSGALGTIVAACAGIPMAQSVAAGMLMIGPRFGGAVTDAGKWFKYGVDKKLSVEEFLNYMKANVGPVPGIGHRVKSLRNPDKRVKELVGYVKSLKISTPCLDFALEIEKVTTVKKDTLILNVDGAMAAILVDLGFPNESLNGFFILSRTIGMIGHWVDQKRQGSRLIRLFDYLVNYASPKRREVPPL; this is encoded by the coding sequence ATGGCAATTCTGGCAAACAAAAATACGCGCGTGATGATCCAGGGTGGGCCGGCGGGTGTCAATGCGGCGAAAAAGATGGCGGAATTCTGCCAGTTGAATAAGCTCCCTTTAAATGTGCAGGCGTTTGTATTTCCTCCCGACGCGGGCAAGACTTATGAAATTCCATACGGTAGCGAACTGATTTCCGTGCCGGTTTATAAGACGGTGGGCGAGGCAACCAGGAACCATACCGGTATTAATACAACCCTGATCTATGTCGGCCCGGACAGAGCCTTTAATGCCGCCACTGAAGCGTTGAAAGAGCCCAGCATTCAACTCGTTTCCATGATTACCGAAGGGGTTCCGGAAAAAGATTCGAAACTCTTGACGAAAGAGGCAAAGAAACTCGGGAAAGTATTCAACGGACCTTCTGCGATCGGAATCATTTCCGCAGGGGAATGCCGGCTAGGGGTGATCGGTGGAGCGTATGACAATTTGATATTAAGTAAACTTTATCAATCCGGGTCGTTTGGCGTTCTGACCAAGTCAGGAGGACTTTCAAACGAAATCATCTGGATCGTCAGCCAGTTTGCCGACGGAGTTTCAACCGCGGTTGGAATTGGAGGAGATGCATTTCCCGGTTCAGATTTTGTCACCTACCTTGAAATGTTTGAAAAAGATCCGAAAACCAAAGTGGTTGTGATTGTAGGAGAGATGGGGGGAGACCTCGAGGAGAAAGCGGCAGAATGGTTCGGCGCTAAAAAAAGAAGAATTCAACTTATGGCGGTCATCTCGGGATTCTGTCAGGAGACCCTGCCCAAAGGAATGAAATTCGGTCACGCCGGTGCGAAAGAGGGTCTCCATGGTGAAGGCTCGGCAAGGAGCAAGATGGAACTGCTCAGAAAATCGGGGGCCATTGTTCCTCAAACCTTTGGCGCGCTTGGACCGGCCATCAAGAAAATTTATGAAGAACTGATTGCCAAGGGGGAAATTCAACAAACGCCCGCGGTGGATGTCCAGACACTTCCCAAACTGCCCAAGACCGTCCAGCAAGCGATGAAAGAGGGAGATGTGATGGTGGAGCCCCTTTTTAAGTCGACGATCTCCGATGACCGGGGTGACGAACCGCTCTACGACGGATATGCCGCTTCGGAATTGATCAACAAAGGGTATCAGATTCCTCATGTGATTGGATTGCTCTGGAACAAACAGCTGATTTCAAAAAATGAAGCGGAAATTATCAAACGGATTATGATGCTCTCAGCCGATCATGGTCCTTGTGTCAGCGGTGCGCTGGGCACGATCGTCGCCGCGTGTGCCGGAATCCCGATGGCTCAGTCGGTTGCCGCAGGCATGCTGATGATCGGTCCCCGTTTTGGCGGCGCCGTGACCGATGCGGGTAAATGGTTCAAATATGGCGTTGACAAGAAACTGTCCGTTGAGGAATTTCTGAACTATATGAAGGCCAACGTCGGACCCGTTCCGGGTATCGGACATCGGGTCAAGAGTTTGAGAAATCCGGACAAACGGGTGAAGGAGCTGGTCGGATATGTCAAATCGCTCAAGATTTCGACTCCATGCCTCGATTTTGCCCTGGAAATTGAAAAAGTGACGACGGTCAAGAAAGACACGCTCATTCTGAACGTGGATGGTGCCATGGCGGCCATTCTGGTTGACTTGGGATTCCCGAATGAAAGTCTGAATGGATTTTTTATATTATCCAGGACGATCGGTATGATCGGACATTGGGTCGACCAAAAACGGCAGGGGAGCCGTCTCATCCGCCTCTTTGATTATCTGGTGAACTATGCTTCTCCTAAAAGGAGAGAAGTACCGCCATTATAA
- a CDS encoding ATP citrate lyase, with amino-acid sequence MAKVLEGPGMGLLKKWGMVVPDFVVVTSIEQFEMIAQANKWLQEKKLVVKAHEAIGSRFKLGLVKIDLNLAGAKKAVQEMLGKEVGGGLVVSQVIISEMVPHKEEYYIAVKSVREGSEILLADFGGIEVESNWDRIRKLGVPIGEAPALKNLEKLAGDAGFKGELVGNIAQFAMKLYQCYDAEDGNYMEINPLVVRTGTQELVALDSVTLVDGDARYRHTDWNFTFASEFGRPYSDSERQILEIDARVKGSVKFIEIPGGNIALLPAGGGASVFYTDAVVALGGKPANYAEYSGDPPDWAVSALTDKVCSLPNIEHIIVGGAIANFTNVKKTFAGIIQGFRKAKSEGKLEGVKIWVRRGGPFEKEGLDSMRALTHEGFDIQVYDRNTPLTDIVDFALKGGK; translated from the coding sequence ATGGCTAAGGTACTCGAAGGTCCTGGAATGGGTCTGCTCAAAAAATGGGGAATGGTCGTTCCCGATTTTGTTGTGGTCACGTCGATTGAACAATTTGAAATGATTGCGCAGGCCAATAAATGGCTTCAGGAAAAAAAACTGGTCGTCAAAGCCCATGAGGCGATTGGATCGCGATTCAAACTCGGTTTGGTCAAGATCGATCTTAACTTGGCCGGGGCGAAAAAAGCGGTTCAGGAGATGCTTGGAAAAGAAGTGGGAGGGGGTCTCGTTGTATCGCAGGTCATCATTTCGGAAATGGTTCCTCATAAAGAGGAATACTATATAGCCGTGAAATCAGTTCGCGAAGGATCCGAAATTTTACTGGCTGATTTTGGTGGGATTGAAGTCGAATCCAACTGGGACCGGATCCGAAAATTGGGAGTCCCGATCGGGGAAGCACCCGCTTTAAAAAACCTCGAAAAACTCGCGGGTGATGCCGGATTTAAAGGAGAGCTGGTTGGAAATATCGCCCAATTTGCCATGAAACTTTATCAGTGTTATGACGCGGAAGATGGCAACTATATGGAAATTAATCCTCTGGTCGTCCGGACCGGCACTCAGGAACTTGTGGCCCTTGATTCGGTCACATTGGTGGATGGCGATGCCCGATACCGGCATACGGACTGGAACTTTACATTTGCATCGGAGTTCGGAAGACCTTATTCTGACAGTGAAAGGCAGATTCTTGAAATTGATGCCCGGGTTAAGGGATCCGTCAAATTTATTGAAATTCCGGGTGGCAATATCGCGCTCTTGCCCGCCGGCGGAGGCGCTTCCGTATTCTATACGGATGCGGTCGTGGCACTGGGAGGAAAACCGGCGAACTATGCCGAATATTCTGGCGATCCTCCGGATTGGGCGGTGAGCGCTTTGACGGACAAGGTCTGCTCTCTTCCGAATATCGAACATATCATCGTCGGGGGCGCCATTGCGAACTTTACTAATGTGAAAAAAACCTTTGCTGGCATCATTCAGGGATTCCGGAAAGCAAAGAGCGAAGGGAAGCTGGAAGGGGTGAAAATCTGGGTTCGGCGCGGCGGTCCGTTTGAAAAAGAAGGATTGGATTCCATGCGTGCGCTGACTCATGAAGGGTTTGATATTCAAGTTTATGATCGGAATACCCCGTTAACAGATATCGTCGATTTTGCGTTAAAGGGAGGAAAATAA
- a CDS encoding protein-glutamate O-methyltransferase, whose protein sequence is MIKEYEITDKEFKLLSSLVYQESGIRLNESKKSLMVSRLSRRLRELGLNSFKEYYEKHLNNENDGELIQFLDLISTNKTSFFREPVHFDFLKNVILPFCSSVKQIHIWSSACSSGEEPFSIAMTLLDTVNQPDQWDISVLASDISTRVLARARTGIYDISQISEIGTERAKSHFLKGSGQSEGRVKVRPHLQELVTFKRINLIDDHFQIEKKLDLIFCRNVMIYFDRVTQEVLMNKFYNYLKPGGYLFIGHSETLQWLTHRYHYVAPTIYRK, encoded by the coding sequence GTGATTAAAGAGTATGAAATTACGGACAAGGAATTCAAACTTCTAAGTTCATTAGTCTATCAGGAAAGCGGGATCCGCTTAAACGAAAGCAAAAAGTCCCTGATGGTTTCCCGTCTTTCAAGACGTCTCCGCGAGCTGGGTCTCAACTCCTTTAAAGAATATTACGAAAAGCATTTGAACAATGAGAATGATGGCGAGCTGATTCAGTTTCTCGACCTCATTTCGACCAATAAGACCAGTTTTTTTCGCGAACCGGTTCATTTCGACTTTCTCAAGAATGTCATTCTCCCTTTCTGCTCATCGGTTAAACAGATTCATATCTGGTCTTCAGCCTGTTCATCAGGAGAAGAACCTTTTTCGATTGCCATGACGCTTCTGGACACTGTGAACCAACCCGATCAATGGGATATTTCCGTCCTGGCATCGGATATTTCAACGAGGGTTCTTGCGCGGGCCCGAACGGGCATCTACGACATCAGTCAGATCAGTGAAATCGGAACGGAAAGGGCAAAGAGTCATTTTTTAAAGGGGTCGGGCCAGAGCGAGGGGAGAGTGAAAGTCAGACCCCATCTTCAGGAATTAGTCACGTTTAAGCGGATAAACCTCATCGACGATCATTTTCAGATTGAGAAAAAGCTGGACCTTATATTCTGCAGAAATGTGATGATCTATTTTGATCGGGTGACGCAGGAAGTCTTAATGAACAAATTTTACAATTATCTCAAACCCGGAGGCTATCTCTTTATCGGGCACTCTGAAACTCTGCAATGGCTAACTCATCGATATCACTACGTCGCTCCCACCATTTACAGAAAATAG
- a CDS encoding 4Fe-4S ferredoxin: MKKAIDKSVEMVQVEISGRKHQVPAGLTAIKAIWYTGQALTRGIGCLGGVCGACSVIYRIRGNHELNYGLACQLLVEEGMSFSFAPHIPSSKATYHLEEIKDPKQELVKYYPEAALCRNCNTCTEACPQGIDVRGNVWRAVFGEFKQVRDETLNCVMCNLCIPVCIADISPNLVFLYARRTHNYFYEKKVPNLTHRLAEIEQGKFKSDWADIHRWISNEQKPQESATSAGLSGGQK; the protein is encoded by the coding sequence ATGAAAAAGGCTATTGATAAAAGCGTGGAGATGGTACAGGTCGAAATCAGCGGGAGAAAGCATCAGGTTCCTGCGGGATTAACGGCCATCAAAGCAATCTGGTACACGGGTCAGGCCTTGACGCGCGGAATCGGATGTTTGGGAGGGGTCTGCGGCGCCTGCTCGGTGATTTACCGGATTCGCGGAAATCACGAACTGAACTACGGACTTGCCTGTCAGCTTTTGGTTGAGGAAGGTATGTCTTTTTCTTTTGCACCCCACATTCCGTCCAGTAAAGCCACCTATCATCTGGAAGAGATTAAAGATCCCAAACAGGAACTGGTCAAATATTATCCGGAGGCGGCGCTCTGTCGAAATTGCAATACCTGCACGGAAGCCTGCCCTCAGGGTATCGACGTCAGGGGAAATGTCTGGCGAGCGGTTTTCGGTGAATTTAAACAGGTTCGTGATGAAACCCTCAATTGTGTGATGTGCAATCTCTGCATTCCGGTCTGCATTGCCGATATTTCCCCGAACCTCGTTTTTCTTTATGCGCGCCGAACCCACAACTATTTCTACGAAAAGAAAGTACCTAATCTGACCCACCGTCTGGCTGAAATCGAACAGGGAAAATTCAAGTCCGATTGGGCCGACATCCATCGCTGGATATCCAACGAGCAGAAACCTCAAGAGAGTGCCACTTCAGCCGGATTATCCGGCGGACAGAAGTAA
- a CDS encoding citryl-CoA lyase — MEWKTSIAGQIGAETVIRGYPLTELIGKLSFAEAIFLVLKGDLPTDREKRLLEATLVAIIEHGIAPPSIVAARMVLSGGNSVNSAVAAGALTLGDFHGGAIEALARILQESMTPDADNVRVLAKKIILEYRQNKQRVPGFGHKLYKRDPRALKLIQIARDLGFNGKYIDLALAIQDELEAGSDGKPLPLNVDGVTAAILSEMGIHWRNGSGLFIIGRIPGVVAHVVEEKMRERPFRRLTEGTHRYDGNPIRHLKEK; from the coding sequence ATGGAGTGGAAGACCAGCATTGCCGGCCAGATCGGCGCGGAGACCGTTATACGCGGATATCCGCTTACGGAACTGATTGGCAAGCTTTCCTTTGCGGAAGCGATATTTCTCGTTTTGAAAGGGGATCTGCCGACCGATCGGGAAAAGAGGCTTCTTGAAGCCACGCTTGTGGCGATCATCGAGCATGGTATTGCCCCTCCTTCCATTGTCGCCGCAAGAATGGTTTTGTCCGGAGGTAATTCCGTTAACTCCGCGGTGGCCGCAGGCGCTCTGACACTCGGTGATTTTCATGGTGGAGCGATTGAAGCGCTTGCGCGGATTCTCCAAGAGTCTATGACGCCGGACGCGGACAATGTTCGCGTTCTGGCCAAGAAAATTATTCTCGAGTACAGACAAAACAAACAACGTGTGCCGGGTTTCGGGCATAAACTCTATAAGAGAGACCCCAGAGCTCTTAAACTGATTCAAATCGCGCGCGATCTTGGTTTTAATGGAAAATATATCGATCTGGCGCTAGCCATTCAGGATGAACTGGAAGCCGGTTCCGATGGCAAACCACTCCCCCTGAATGTGGATGGGGTGACCGCCGCGATTCTTTCCGAAATGGGTATCCATTGGAGGAATGGTTCGGGACTTTTTATCATCGGACGGATACCGGGGGTTGTGGCCCATGTGGTTGAAGAAAAGATGCGGGAGCGCCCTTTTCGAAGGCTTACTGAGGGCACGCATCGCTATGATGGAAATCCGATCCGCCATTTAAAAGAAAAATAA
- a CDS encoding DUF420 domain-containing protein, translated as MIHLKQLFWYGVLAGITVGYLILIFGVRSAKRHNVPYHSRSMIYFSSIVGIWLVAYVSKQFIFGKEQFGGTSLQYWAIYMPVFLFHMFLALTTIVLGGYNLYTGLTRFREGTGVGAMKAGVSRHRLLGNAMVWSFTGTMGTAYLVYLLLFVIYPRN; from the coding sequence ATGATCCATCTGAAACAACTTTTCTGGTACGGAGTGCTGGCCGGAATCACAGTGGGCTATCTGATTCTTATTTTTGGGGTCAGATCAGCAAAACGACATAACGTGCCTTATCATTCAAGATCGATGATTTACTTCAGCTCCATTGTCGGGATATGGCTCGTCGCCTATGTCAGTAAACAGTTTATCTTCGGGAAAGAACAATTTGGAGGAACTTCCCTGCAATACTGGGCTATTTACATGCCTGTATTTTTGTTTCATATGTTTCTGGCGCTAACCACGATCGTCCTTGGAGGATATAATCTTTATACCGGATTGACCCGATTCCGGGAAGGGACCGGTGTGGGTGCCATGAAGGCAGGCGTTTCCAGGCATCGTCTCCTCGGCAACGCAATGGTCTGGAGTTTTACGGGTACCATGGGTACCGCCTATCTTGTTTACCTGTTGTTGTTCGTAATCTATCCTCGCAACTAG